A genomic window from Bradyrhizobium lupini includes:
- a CDS encoding phage holin family protein, producing MTIQHDIETSQNDLRTISTLVAEAMGQFAKLFQNEIDLAKAELSDRAQKITGAAGLLAGGALLVIPAFVMALLALSAALISAGWSQPLSYLTSAIVAGAIAGVLFAVGINRLDARNLAPRETIRQLEKDKDTVKGMVR from the coding sequence ATGACCATTCAGCATGATATCGAGACAAGCCAGAACGATCTTCGGACCATCTCCACGCTGGTAGCCGAAGCGATGGGCCAGTTCGCCAAGCTGTTCCAGAACGAGATCGACTTGGCCAAGGCTGAACTCAGCGACAGAGCGCAGAAGATAACGGGAGCAGCAGGCCTCCTTGCCGGTGGCGCTCTCCTGGTGATCCCCGCCTTTGTGATGGCGCTGTTGGCGCTGTCCGCGGCGTTGATCTCCGCGGGATGGTCTCAACCGCTTTCCTACCTGACATCCGCGATTGTCGCTGGCGCCATTGCGGGCGTGCTGTTTGCGGTCGGCATCAACCGGCTGGATGCCCGTAATCTTGCGCCGCGGGAGACCATCCGGCAGCTGGAAAAGGACAAGGACACTGTGAAGGGAATGGTCCGATGA